Genomic DNA from Halomonas sp. BDJS001:
AGCTTCCAAGTGCCCTTGGAATAATCAGCCCAGAGGTTTGAAGCCCGAATGATCGCTTACACTAGTGTCTACTGTTGCTGGGTAAGATCTTTGTTCCTGATTCCAATTATCCGCGGAAGGGGATAGATTTTAGCGAAGCGGTATATGGCGGTCTCAAAAACCGCCATCGTAGACTCAAATTTCATTGCACTAACAACTCTTTAATTCAGGATCTCAGGTTACTGCTCTAATGAGAAGCAAACCTCACCAATATCGCTAAAGCTAGCCTTAACTATTTCACCAGGATGAGCCTCAAAAATGCCAGCCCAAGTCCCTGTCGTGATAATGTCACCCGCCCGAAGTCCCGGCGGATATTGTGATGCGGCATGTTTTGCCAACCAAGGGAGTAAACTTAACGGATCGGCTAGAGGATGACGTAGTTCCTTACCTTTAATATCACGCTTATTGCTTTTAATACTAACGATGCTGTTTGCATAATGTGGGTTCCAGCCGCTTTTAACAGCCTCGCCCAGTATCAAACAACGATTCATTTGATGGTCAGCCAGTAGGAACCTATCTGGCAGTTCCTGCCAACACTCGGCGCGAACGTCGCAAATTTCGATAGCAGCCATTACCGACCCTACCGCTTTGTATGCATCCCGCAACGTCGACCCATGCGGTAAGGGCGACTCGAGCTGTATAGCCAACTCCACCTCTATACCGATCATAGTATGGCGTTCGCTATAGGCCATAGCGAACGGATCCTTCACCATGTGCAGATCTGCTATAGGTGAAGCAGTGGGTCGTTGTAGCGTCCCACCTACTTTCCAAGCTTTTGGTTTGTCGTTGGCAAACCATCCTAAAGCCTCACCGACTTCATGCTGTATACGATAAGCCGCCTGATCCGTTTCCGGAGCCAAGCGCTTTGCGTCGGCAGCGCCCAATACTTTGCCACTACGCCATGCGTCGACTAATGCCTTGCTAAGAAAAGTGTTAGAACTTTCCATCAACGCTCCTCCCAAAAGGGCTTCGGAGTGGCCATTGTTGGTCGAGCACAAGGCAGAAATTTACCTAGATCAGGCTGACCTAAGTATTGGCCATCCCGCCATACAACGCGTCCCCGGCTCATCGTTATGAGCGGCCACGCATTAATCTCAATGCCCTCGTAGGGGGTGTAATCAACATTATGATGAAGATCGTTGTTATTGATTACCTTTTGGCCGCCGGTTTCCCATATTATCAGGTCAGCATCCGCCCCAATCGCAATGGTCCCCTTTCGCGGATAAAGCCCATACATCTTGGCCACGTTCGTTGATGTCAGGGCAACGAACTGGTTGATATCAATGCGCCCTTTTTCAACACCATGCGAAAAGAGTAAGCCGAGACGTGTCTCAACGCCTGGAATTCCGTTGGCTACCTTATCAAAGCTAGGCGCGCTATCCGTGGCAAGCTTCCCATCATGACCAGAAAAACGGAAAGGGGCATGATCCGAAGAAAATACATGGAAGGTTCCTGACTCTAATGCGTCCCAAACCACCTTCTGATTAGCCTTATCTCGAGGGGGCGGACTACAAATACACTTAACCCCTTCAACGTCATCCTCGCCGCCTAGATCCTCAGCGGTAAGAAAGAGATACTGAGGGCAGGTTTCGCCATAGATGCGTAAGCCGTTCCCTTGCGCCCACCGTATCTGCTCAATAGCTTCTCGCCCTGAGACGTGGACAATCAGAATTGGCACATCGACTAACTCTGCGAATGTAATAGCTCGCTGAGTCGCCTCTCGTTCGGCAAGCATGGGACGTGACTCGGCGTGATAACGAGGCGCGGTCTTTCCTGCCCGAAGAAGTCGTTCGGTTAGCCAAGAAATGCAGTCTGCATTTTCAGCATGAACCATCACTAGCGCGCCCTCCTCGCGCGCCACCGCGAGTACATCGATAATTTGACGATCAGCTAGCTTGAGATCGTCATAGGTCATGTAGATTTTGAAAGAGGTATAGCCCTCCGCAATGAGCGCTGGCAATTCCTCGTCTAGCACATGAGGTGTAGGGTCGGTCACTATCAGATGGAAGGCATAATCAATCGTAGCTTTGCCTTCTGCCCTGCGGTGGTAGTCCTCCACCGCCTCGCGCAGGCTTTGCCCCTTACGCTGCAGGGCAAAGGGGATAACCGTTGTCGTGCCCCCACAGGCTGCCGAACGCGTTCCGGAGAGGAAATCGTCGGCCATGACGGTGCCATCTTCGGTGGGTTGGTCAAAGTGGCAGTGTCCATCGATACCTCCAGGCAATACCCATCGTCCGCCAGCATCGATTTCTTTTTCACCCCCACTCAGCCTTTTGCCTAGAGCAGTGATAATACCGTCGACGATGCCGATATCGGCATCGAACACATCTGACGCCGTTGCACAGCGAGCATTGCGAATGATGCAATCAAAGTTCGCCATATCAAGCCTCCTTACTGAACAAACTGCCCCAACCACGCACTTCCCTCGGGTCGACCCCCGTCATGCGCAGCATTTTCCAGACGACGGTAGCCGTCGTATCCAGTACCGGAATCCCCAACCTCGATTCCCAGTCGGTCACCAGATGGGCAGCATTCAGGTTGGTGCAGTAAGTAACAATGGCTTGAGGAGAAGCTTTAGCCACGGTCTCGACCTGATCGGTTAAGCAAGCCTGGCTTACCTCGGCAAAAGCAAAGTTATCGCTGATGTTAAGATGGCTCTCCGCAACGCAGCTAATCCCAATACCTTGATAATTATCGACAATACGTGACTGAACATTGGCAACATACGGCGATACAAGACCTAGCTTTGAAATGCTGTCTTCTTTAAGGCGTTCGTTAAGCGCCAGAATTGAAGACGTCGCCGGGATATTGGTCACCTCCTCAATGCGCTGACAGAGTTCGACATCATGCTCGAAACCTAGCCAGCCGGCTGAAGTGCCACTCCAACCGATCACATCGACCTTGGCATCGGCTAATAGCTTGGCAGCCGCGAGGATAGGGCGATCATCAAATTGACCCAATGCTTCAGGTTCAAGCGAAATTTGAGTGACGCGAAAGCGAGAAAAGTGAGCACTCACCGGTTCGATATCGGCGAGCATAGCGCACGTCAGCGGCTCTAAGGCGGTATTGGATGAAGGCGTAAGGACGCCGAATCGAATGCTGGATTGAGACATGGCTATGGCTTAGCTCCTGGTTAACACCCGTTTCGCCATGAAGCGAAGCGAGACAAATTCGTCGACAATGATGAAAACAATACTGTCAACAAAAACAAGCACGAACCATGCCAAGCTGAACCTTGTTACTGGAATTATTCAACCAAGGATTTGATCCCAATCCACATCGTCACGGTGGTTACTGGTTAGGTTGAGCGCGCTCTCAATATGCTCCAAGTGATGCAGCATCAGCTCAATGGCAGCCTTTTCATCACGCCTTTCAATGGCCGCAACGATCTGGTCATGCTCGTCTTCAGGACAAGCGGGGGTTTGGGGCAGGTCGTACATAGCGATAATCAAGCAGGTCAACGGGCACAGCTCTCCCATCATGTTCTCGATATATCGGTTCCCCGCGATCCGCGCTAATAGCAGATGAAAATCACCAGAAAGGCGGATAATGGCCCGACGGTTCTTCTGCTGTCGCGCCGTCTTCTCTTTATCCAGGTGCTCATGCAGACGCTTTAGATCAGCCTTTTGCGCCCGCGAAATCACATTGCGAATAATCTCCGGCTCCAGTAACCGGCGAGTGGCAAAGAGCTCGCGTGCCTCCTGCACGGTCGGGCTAGCGATGAAGGCTCCACGGTTGGGATATACCTCTACCAGCCTCTTCTTGGCCAGAACAGCAAGCACTTGGCGAATTTTGGTACGGCTGACATTGAAGGCAGTGGCCATGCGTGTTTCGGAAAGCTTGCTGCCTGGGGCCAGTCGATGCTCCATCACAGCATTGTTGATGCGCTCGGCGATGCTTTCGATGGTGGGCTTTCCAGCCTCCATATTTTGCATTTATCAGTTTCCAATATTGTGTACAAAATTATTTTAAATCGCTCGACAGCCTTACGTCGAACAACGTCAACACGCGCGCCAGAACGAACTATTTGCCACTTAATAGTGCATTTTGACATTTTTATGCACCAGCAAGATTCGCCCAACTCCGGCGTACTCTCAAGCATTAGCGCCTAACAGCCAACAAAAATCAATGATGCTCAGCAATTACCTGTTAGCTGGCACACATCATGCATCGAGTCTTTTATTGTTCTCATGATTGTTCTCAATCTGAAGCAATGCCTGACAACCTCATCCCCTCTGCTGGAGAACGACAAGATGCAACGACTACCCACTCTCCTTGCCGCTGGCTTACTGTCAGTCTCACTCATCGGCTCGGCAGTCGCTCAAGAAAACACTTTTCAGTGGAAAGTGCTGGGCCAACCCCTCGCGACCGGCAAGATACAGAGCCAGAAAGAGCAGCCGTTCTTTGAGAACTTTGCTGAACGCACTGGGTTACCCATCGACATCAATTACCAGCCTGTCGACACGACTGGCATCAAAGATACCGAGCAGTTGCGCATTATGAAAGCGGGGCTTTTCGATCTCGTTTCGCTGCGAATGTCGCCTAATTCACGGGATGCACCGGTGCTGACGGGGCTTGATCTAGTGGGCCTGAACCCTGATTACGCGACGGCTCGTTCTGTCACAGAGGCCTACTTGCCGGTGCTTGACGAGCAACTTCAGGAGAGCTTTAACGTTAAGCTTCTCGGAGCTTGGCCGTTCGGCCCGCAAATTCTGTTTTGTGACGCACCCGTTTCCAGCTTCTCTGATATCGAGGGGCTAAAGGTGCGCGTTTACGACCAAAACCTCGCCAAATTCGTTGAGTCCGCGGGCGCCACGGCCGTGCCGATGAGCTTCCCAGAGGTGCATCAAGCACTGTCGCTTGGCGCTGTAGACTGCGCCATCACTGGCCCTAGCTCTGCCAACTCGGCAGGCTGGCCAGAGGTCACTACGCATCAGCTAACCCTGGGCATGGGCAGTGCCATGAACGGTTACGCTATATCCCTCAACGCCTGGACCCAGCTGGATAGT
This window encodes:
- a CDS encoding fumarylacetoacetate hydrolase family protein; translation: MESSNTFLSKALVDAWRSGKVLGAADAKRLAPETDQAAYRIQHEVGEALGWFANDKPKAWKVGGTLQRPTASPIADLHMVKDPFAMAYSERHTMIGIEVELAIQLESPLPHGSTLRDAYKAVGSVMAAIEICDVRAECWQELPDRFLLADHQMNRCLILGEAVKSGWNPHYANSIVSIKSNKRDIKGKELRHPLADPLSLLPWLAKHAASQYPPGLRAGDIITTGTWAGIFEAHPGEIVKASFSDIGEVCFSLEQ
- a CDS encoding aspartate/glutamate racemase family protein; this encodes MSQSSIRFGVLTPSSNTALEPLTCAMLADIEPVSAHFSRFRVTQISLEPEALGQFDDRPILAAAKLLADAKVDVIGWSGTSAGWLGFEHDVELCQRIEEVTNIPATSSILALNERLKEDSISKLGLVSPYVANVQSRIVDNYQGIGISCVAESHLNISDNFAFAEVSQACLTDQVETVAKASPQAIVTYCTNLNAAHLVTDWESRLGIPVLDTTATVVWKMLRMTGVDPREVRGWGSLFSKEA
- the hydA gene encoding dihydropyrimidinase encodes the protein MANFDCIIRNARCATASDVFDADIGIVDGIITALGKRLSGGEKEIDAGGRWVLPGGIDGHCHFDQPTEDGTVMADDFLSGTRSAACGGTTTVIPFALQRKGQSLREAVEDYHRRAEGKATIDYAFHLIVTDPTPHVLDEELPALIAEGYTSFKIYMTYDDLKLADRQIIDVLAVAREEGALVMVHAENADCISWLTERLLRAGKTAPRYHAESRPMLAEREATQRAITFAELVDVPILIVHVSGREAIEQIRWAQGNGLRIYGETCPQYLFLTAEDLGGEDDVEGVKCICSPPPRDKANQKVVWDALESGTFHVFSSDHAPFRFSGHDGKLATDSAPSFDKVANGIPGVETRLGLLFSHGVEKGRIDINQFVALTSTNVAKMYGLYPRKGTIAIGADADLIIWETGGQKVINNNDLHHNVDYTPYEGIEINAWPLITMSRGRVVWRDGQYLGQPDLGKFLPCARPTMATPKPFWEER
- a CDS encoding TRAP transporter substrate-binding protein; its protein translation is MQRLPTLLAAGLLSVSLIGSAVAQENTFQWKVLGQPLATGKIQSQKEQPFFENFAERTGLPIDINYQPVDTTGIKDTEQLRIMKAGLFDLVSLRMSPNSRDAPVLTGLDLVGLNPDYATARSVTEAYLPVLDEQLQESFNVKLLGAWPFGPQILFCDAPVSSFSDIEGLKVRVYDQNLAKFVESAGATAVPMSFPEVHQALSLGAVDCAITGPSSANSAGWPEVTTHQLTLGMGSAMNGYAISLNAWTQLDSDQQATLQAAFNELNDEIWEYSESLYNDALHCNSGQQPCETGTEYDLVNVAPTEADLAQVREALLNISLPTWADICDQANPDCSANWEANVGPVIGLE
- a CDS encoding GntR family transcriptional regulator, which codes for MQNMEAGKPTIESIAERINNAVMEHRLAPGSKLSETRMATAFNVSRTKIRQVLAVLAKKRLVEVYPNRGAFIASPTVQEARELFATRRLLEPEIIRNVISRAQKADLKRLHEHLDKEKTARQQKNRRAIIRLSGDFHLLLARIAGNRYIENMMGELCPLTCLIIAMYDLPQTPACPEDEHDQIVAAIERRDEKAAIELMLHHLEHIESALNLTSNHRDDVDWDQILG